In Niveispirillum cyanobacteriorum, the following proteins share a genomic window:
- the hflK gene encoding FtsH protease activity modulator HflK, whose amino-acid sequence MPWNNQGGGNGGGPWGSPPGGGGNGGGNNPWGRPPGGGGGGGQPPGGPDLEELLRKGQERFKNLTPGGLGGGKGIALGLVALGLLWGLSGIYRVQPDEQGVVRRFGEYVRTEQPGLRYHLPAPIEMVDTPKVTLVNRLEVGYRSGTDSRRPGGGDIIDESLMLTGDENIIDIDFTVLWVIKDAGNYLFKIRDPANTVKMAAESAMREVIGRTDIQPALTEARQDIEQQTKALLQTMLDEYQSGIEITQVQLQKVDPPAPVVDAFNDVQRARQDRERLRNEAEAYRNDIIPRARGEAEQLIQQASAYREQVVSLAQGDAQRFAQVLSAYTQAPEITARRMYLETMQEVLGGTNKIIIDQGKGSGVVPFLPLNELTNQIRQQTPAASAAPRQ is encoded by the coding sequence ATGCCCTGGAACAATCAAGGTGGCGGCAATGGCGGTGGCCCCTGGGGTTCTCCCCCGGGTGGTGGCGGCAATGGCGGCGGTAACAATCCGTGGGGCCGTCCGCCCGGCGGCGGTGGCGGCGGCGGGCAACCGCCCGGTGGCCCCGACCTGGAGGAACTGCTGCGCAAGGGGCAGGAGCGGTTCAAGAACCTGACGCCCGGTGGCCTGGGCGGCGGCAAGGGCATCGCGCTCGGGCTGGTCGCGCTGGGTCTGCTGTGGGGCCTGTCGGGCATCTACCGCGTGCAGCCTGACGAGCAGGGTGTGGTGCGCCGATTCGGCGAATATGTCCGCACCGAACAGCCGGGCCTGCGCTATCACCTGCCGGCCCCCATTGAGATGGTGGACACGCCGAAGGTGACACTGGTCAACCGTCTGGAAGTTGGCTACCGCTCCGGCACCGACAGCCGGCGTCCGGGCGGCGGCGACATCATCGACGAAAGCCTGATGCTGACGGGCGATGAGAATATCATCGACATCGACTTCACTGTCCTGTGGGTGATCAAGGATGCCGGCAATTACCTGTTTAAGATCCGCGACCCGGCCAATACCGTAAAGATGGCCGCCGAAAGCGCCATGCGCGAGGTCATTGGCCGCACCGATATCCAGCCGGCCCTGACCGAGGCGCGCCAGGATATTGAACAGCAGACCAAGGCCCTGTTGCAGACCATGCTGGACGAATACCAGTCCGGTATCGAGATCACGCAGGTGCAGTTGCAGAAGGTGGACCCGCCGGCCCCCGTGGTCGATGCCTTCAACGATGTGCAGCGCGCGCGCCAGGACCGCGAGCGTCTGCGTAACGAGGCCGAGGCCTATCGTAACGACATCATCCCCCGCGCCCGCGGTGAGGCTGAACAGCTGATCCAACAGGCGTCGGCCTATCGTGAACAGGTGGTGAGCCTGGCACAGGGTGACGCGCAGCGTTTCGCGCAGGTTCTGTCCGCCTATACCCAGGCGCCCGAGATCACGGCGCGGCGCATGTATCTGGAAACGATGCAGGAGGTGCTGGGCGGCACCAACAAGATCATTATCGATCAGGGTAAGGGCAGCGGTGTCGTGCCGTTCCTGCCGCTGAACGAGCTGACGAACCAGATCCGCCAACAGACGCCGGCCGCATCGGCCGCACCGCGCCAGTAA
- a CDS encoding cystathionine gamma-synthase, producing MKDRPNRQGFATRAIHAGQQPDPTTGAIMVPIYATSTFVQESPGVHKGYEYARSQNPTRMAYEACIADLESGYRGYAFASGLAAEATILELLDAGAHVIASDDLYGGTYRLLHRVRSRTANLSVTTVDLSDLEAVKAAIRPETRMIWVETPTNPLLKLADLEALAQLAKTHNLISVADNTFASPWIQRPLEQGFDIVVHSATKYLNGHSDMVGGVAVVREAGEIADRMAFLHNAVGAIQGPFDSFLVMRSLKTLALRMERHCQNAGVIAEWLEKHPSVAKVRYPFLPSHDQHDLAKRQMRAGGGMVTIHLKGGLEPARRMLERTELFSLAESLGGVESLIEHPAIMTHASIPAEQRAAIGIDDGLVRLSVGVEDVNDLLADLEQALR from the coding sequence ATGAAGGACCGCCCCAACCGCCAGGGATTCGCGACCCGCGCCATCCATGCCGGCCAGCAGCCCGACCCCACGACCGGCGCCATCATGGTCCCGATCTACGCCACCAGCACCTTTGTGCAGGAAAGCCCCGGCGTTCATAAGGGCTATGAATATGCCCGCAGCCAGAACCCGACGCGCATGGCCTATGAGGCCTGTATCGCTGATCTGGAGTCAGGATATCGTGGCTACGCCTTTGCCTCTGGGCTGGCGGCGGAAGCGACGATCCTGGAGTTGCTGGATGCCGGCGCGCATGTCATCGCATCCGATGATCTGTATGGCGGCACCTACCGCCTGCTGCACCGGGTGCGGTCGCGCACGGCCAACCTGTCGGTGACGACCGTCGACCTGTCGGACCTGGAAGCGGTGAAAGCCGCCATCCGTCCGGAAACCCGCATGATCTGGGTGGAGACGCCGACCAATCCGCTGCTGAAGCTGGCAGACCTGGAGGCGCTGGCGCAACTGGCCAAGACACATAACCTGATCTCGGTTGCTGATAACACCTTTGCCAGCCCGTGGATTCAGCGGCCGTTGGAGCAGGGGTTCGACATTGTCGTGCATTCGGCCACCAAATATCTGAACGGCCATTCCGACATGGTGGGTGGCGTCGCGGTGGTGCGGGAGGCCGGCGAAATCGCCGACCGCATGGCCTTCCTGCACAATGCCGTCGGCGCCATCCAGGGACCGTTTGACAGTTTCCTGGTAATGCGCAGCCTGAAGACCCTGGCGCTGCGCATGGAGCGCCATTGCCAGAATGCCGGCGTGATCGCCGAATGGCTGGAAAAACACCCGTCGGTGGCAAAGGTGCGCTACCCGTTCCTGCCCAGCCACGACCAGCATGATCTGGCCAAGCGGCAAATGCGGGCCGGTGGCGGCATGGTGACCATTCACCTGAAGGGCGGTCTGGAACCCGCGCGCCGTATGTTGGAGCGGACGGAACTGTTTAGTCTTGCCGAAAGCCTTGGCGGAGTGGAGAGCCTGATCGAACATCCGGCCATCATGACCCATGCCAGCATTCCCGCAGAACAGCGTGCCGCCATCGGCATTGATGACGGTCTGGTCCGCCTGTCGGTGGGTGTGGAGGATGTGAACGACCTGCTGGCCGACCTGGAGCAGGCGCTTCGGTAA
- a CDS encoding CatA-like O-acetyltransferase yields the protein MIDRSRQIALFDRYDQPAVNIAAVADCPDFVTPAKQAGIPPFARVLHAIGRASMDIPHMRLRLLEKRVSEVKNLTMSYTVIGRDQNLNFSTIPYTPDFQAFLAAYLADREIARNAVDLRLTPLTSRDYIFTTCLPWLRFTSIQHPMARFGDCSIPNVAIGKFGHSNGRVDFPVAVQAHHGLIDGLHIAQFIARLEEVLAEAVNDPTR from the coding sequence TTGATCGACCGCAGCCGCCAGATTGCCCTTTTCGACCGCTATGACCAGCCCGCCGTGAATATCGCGGCGGTGGCCGATTGCCCGGATTTCGTGACCCCGGCCAAGCAAGCGGGCATCCCGCCCTTCGCGCGGGTTCTGCACGCCATCGGGCGGGCCAGTATGGACATCCCGCATATGCGCCTGCGCCTGCTGGAAAAGCGGGTCAGCGAGGTCAAGAACCTCACCATGTCCTACACGGTGATCGGGCGGGATCAGAACCTGAACTTCTCCACCATTCCCTATACGCCGGATTTTCAGGCCTTCCTGGCCGCCTATCTGGCCGACCGGGAGATTGCCCGCAATGCCGTGGACCTGCGCCTGACGCCGCTGACCAGCCGGGATTACATCTTCACCACCTGTTTGCCCTGGCTGCGTTTCACCTCAATCCAGCATCCGATGGCGCGGTTCGGGGACTGCTCCATTCCCAACGTTGCCATCGGCAAGTTCGGCCACAGCAATGGCCGCGTGGATTTTCCCGTCGCTGTGCAGGCCCATCACGGCCTGATCGACGGGCTGCATATCGCCCAGTTCATCGCCCGGCTGGAGGAAGTGCTGGCCGAGGCTGTCAACGACCCGACACGATAG
- the apbC gene encoding iron-sulfur cluster carrier protein ApbC yields the protein MAVVSEEQVLKALGTVKDPDRGTDVVSLGMISGLTVKGGNVAFALEVDPSRGAALEPLRQAAEKAVDALPGVTSVTAMLTAHRAPPKLGGGHDHKGHDHKGHSHGTAPAAAPPPKPAKIGVPGVRAIIAVASGKGGVGKSTTSVNLALGMAANGLRVGLLDADIYGPSLPRMLGLSGKPETTDGKVLRPLVRHGVKVMSMGFLVAEETPMIWRGPMVMGAIQQMLRDVAWGELDVLVVDMPPGTGDAQLSLSQNVPLAGAVIVSTPQDIALLDARKGLNMFRRVDVPVLGIVENMSYFCCPNCGHRSDIFSHGGARAEADKLGIDFLGEVPLDIAIRETSDGGDPIVVSQPDSDHAKVYRSIAARVWDKISIGSGRAAPRIVIE from the coding sequence ATGGCTGTGGTCAGCGAAGAACAGGTTCTGAAGGCGCTCGGCACCGTGAAGGACCCCGACCGGGGTACGGATGTCGTATCGCTGGGCATGATTTCCGGTCTGACAGTGAAGGGCGGCAATGTCGCCTTCGCGCTGGAGGTGGACCCAAGCCGCGGCGCGGCATTGGAACCCCTGCGTCAGGCTGCCGAGAAGGCCGTGGATGCCTTGCCGGGCGTGACCTCAGTCACCGCAATGCTGACGGCCCACCGCGCACCGCCCAAGCTGGGGGGCGGCCATGATCATAAGGGGCATGACCATAAGGGCCACAGCCATGGCACCGCCCCTGCCGCCGCGCCGCCGCCGAAACCTGCTAAGATCGGCGTGCCCGGCGTGCGCGCCATCATCGCCGTCGCGTCAGGCAAGGGCGGGGTGGGCAAATCCACGACCTCCGTCAATCTGGCGCTGGGCATGGCGGCCAACGGGTTGCGCGTCGGTCTGCTGGATGCCGATATCTATGGCCCGTCCCTGCCCCGCATGCTGGGCCTGTCGGGCAAGCCGGAAACTACCGACGGCAAGGTGCTGCGGCCCCTGGTCCGCCATGGGGTGAAGGTCATGTCCATGGGCTTCCTGGTGGCCGAAGAGACGCCCATGATCTGGCGCGGCCCCATGGTGATGGGCGCCATTCAGCAGATGCTGCGCGATGTCGCCTGGGGCGAACTGGACGTGCTGGTCGTCGACATGCCGCCGGGGACGGGCGACGCGCAGCTATCCTTGTCGCAGAATGTACCGCTGGCCGGGGCCGTTATCGTCTCGACGCCCCAGGACATTGCCCTGCTGGATGCGCGCAAGGGGCTGAACATGTTCCGCCGCGTCGATGTGCCCGTGCTGGGCATCGTGGAGAACATGTCCTATTTCTGCTGTCCCAATTGCGGCCACCGCAGCGATATTTTCAGCCATGGCGGCGCGCGGGCGGAGGCGGACAAGCTGGGCATCGATTTCCTGGGCGAGGTGCCGCTGGATATCGCTATCCGCGAGACCAGCGACGGCGGCGACCCCATCGTTGTCTCCCAGCCCGACAGCGACCATGCCAAGGTCTACCGTTCCATCGCCGCCCGCGTCTGGGACAAGATCAGCATCGGCAGCGGTCGCGCCGCACCCCGTATCGTGATCGAATGA
- a CDS encoding DUF29 domain-containing protein, producing MSLYEKDFYAWANQQAALLRAGKLDAADIANIAEEIESMGRTEKRELVSRLAVLLLHLLKWQFQPGLRSRSWTLTVREQRRQLLRHMKDNPSLKGTLAESIDEAYGDAVIAAERETGLSSHTFPATCPFTYDQMADDGFWPE from the coding sequence ATGAGCCTTTATGAGAAGGACTTTTACGCCTGGGCCAACCAGCAGGCCGCCCTGCTGCGCGCCGGCAAGCTCGATGCCGCCGACATCGCCAACATTGCCGAGGAGATCGAGAGCATGGGGCGGACGGAAAAGCGCGAACTGGTCAGCCGTCTGGCCGTCCTGCTGCTTCACCTTTTGAAGTGGCAGTTTCAGCCGGGGCTGCGCAGTCGTAGTTGGACACTGACAGTGCGAGAGCAGCGCCGCCAACTTTTGCGTCATATGAAGGATAATCCTAGCCTTAAAGGCACTTTGGCAGAGTCGATCGATGAGGCCTATGGCGACGCGGTAATCGCTGCCGAACGTGAGACCGGGTTATCCAGCCATACCTTCCCGGCCACCTGCCCCTTCACCTATGACCAGATGGCGGATGACGGCTTCTGGCCGGAATAA